The proteins below are encoded in one region of Sulfitobacter sp. SK012:
- a CDS encoding IS30 family transposase, translating to MKYRRRIYYSAEQRAEIWDRWQRGESMSSIGRVFDRQSSSVFSVISPTGGIRPPDRRRGSSALSLSEREEISRGLSTKQSLRAIARQLRRAPSTISREVRRNGGSVGYRASSSDQAAWNRALRPKICKLACHPTLARAVSAKLRRKWSPEQVAGWLKRAFPEEAHKQVSHETIYRSLYIQARGVLKKELLAHLRAKRTVRRSQHASLKRNGNGQIKDAVSISERPASVEDRAVPGHWEGDLIGGSKNSYIATLVERHSRYVMLVKVANKDTESVVTALIKSAQKLPRELYKSLTWDRGKELADHPRFTLATDVDVYFCDPQSPWQRGSNENTNRLLRQYLPRGTDLSVHSQAKLSAIARQLNERPRKTLQYQTPAEKFAECVASTG from the coding sequence ATGAAGTATCGTCGCAGGATTTACTATTCAGCTGAGCAGCGTGCCGAGATCTGGGATCGATGGCAACGTGGGGAGTCGATGAGTTCGATTGGGCGGGTCTTTGATCGCCAATCGTCGTCGGTATTTTCGGTCATCTCACCTACGGGCGGGATACGGCCGCCGGATCGCAGGCGTGGCAGTTCTGCATTGAGCCTCTCTGAGCGCGAAGAGATATCCCGCGGGCTGAGTACCAAGCAATCCTTGCGTGCGATTGCACGCCAGTTGCGACGTGCGCCCTCAACGATCAGCCGGGAGGTGCGGCGCAATGGCGGATCAGTCGGCTATCGTGCGTCTAGTTCAGATCAGGCTGCTTGGAACCGGGCTCTGCGTCCAAAGATATGCAAGCTGGCTTGTCACCCGACATTGGCCCGCGCAGTATCAGCAAAGCTACGGCGCAAGTGGTCTCCCGAGCAGGTTGCGGGTTGGCTCAAACGGGCGTTCCCGGAGGAGGCGCACAAACAGGTGTCACACGAGACTATCTATCGAAGCCTTTATATACAGGCACGTGGCGTTCTCAAAAAGGAGCTGCTGGCGCACTTGCGCGCAAAACGCACAGTCAGGCGTTCCCAGCATGCCAGCCTAAAGCGCAACGGTAATGGCCAGATTAAAGATGCTGTGTCCATCAGCGAAAGGCCTGCATCCGTCGAGGATCGCGCTGTTCCGGGTCACTGGGAAGGCGACCTGATTGGCGGATCGAAGAACAGCTATATCGCGACCCTGGTCGAGCGGCATTCACGATACGTGATGTTGGTGAAAGTCGCGAACAAGGACACTGAAAGCGTCGTCACTGCGCTGATCAAGTCGGCTCAGAAGCTGCCGCGAGAACTTTACAAATCCTTGACGTGGGATCGTGGCAAAGAGCTAGCAGATCATCCGCGCTTCACACTGGCCACGGATGTCGATGTCTACTTCTGCGACCCGCAGTCACCTTGGCAACGTGGATCAAACGAGAACACCAACCGGCTTTTGAGGCAGTATTTGCCAAGAGGAACCGACTTATCCGTTCATTCTCAGGCAAAGCTCAGCGCAATTGCAAGGCAACTTAACGAACGTCCTCGCAAGACCTTGCAATATCAAACCCCAGCAGAGAAGTTCGCTGAGTGTGTTGCATCGACCGGTTGA
- a CDS encoding IS6 family transposase: protein MIKRSPFRYFKTSPEIIRLAVMMSVRFPLSLRNVEDLLHERGIEISHETVRFWWNRFGPLFAAEIRKKRIHQLRAHSNWQWHLDEVFVRINGETHYLWRAVDHVGEVLESYVTKRRDRKAALKFLRKTMKRFGPPHVIVTDLLRSYGAAMKVIGNADKQETGRWKNNLAENSHLPFRRRERAMLRFRRTRTLQKFVSVNSSIHNHFNQERHLYSRANFKLNRTAALTEWRQLGAA, encoded by the coding sequence ATGATAAAACGGTCCCCTTTTCGTTACTTTAAGACCTCCCCCGAAATCATCCGCCTGGCGGTTATGATGTCTGTGCGTTTTCCACTTTCGCTCCGGAATGTCGAAGATTTGCTGCACGAACGCGGCATCGAGATCAGCCATGAGACGGTGCGTTTCTGGTGGAACCGTTTCGGCCCATTGTTTGCTGCAGAGATCCGAAAGAAACGGATTCACCAACTTCGTGCTCATTCGAACTGGCAGTGGCATCTGGACGAGGTGTTCGTGAGGATCAACGGAGAAACCCACTATCTTTGGCGCGCCGTTGACCACGTGGGCGAAGTGCTTGAAAGCTATGTCACCAAGCGCCGGGATCGTAAGGCCGCGTTGAAATTCCTCAGAAAAACAATGAAGCGCTTTGGCCCACCGCATGTCATCGTAACCGATCTACTGCGGTCATACGGTGCCGCGATGAAGGTTATCGGCAATGCTGACAAACAGGAAACGGGACGCTGGAAAAACAATCTCGCCGAGAATTCACACTTGCCATTTCGACGAAGAGAGCGGGCTATGCTGCGCTTCAGGCGAACGCGAACATTGCAGAAATTCGTCTCCGTCAACTCCTCGATCCACAATCATTTCAACCAGGAACGCCACCTTTACTCACGCGCCAATTTCAAGCTGAACCGAACCGCCGCTCTCACCGAGTGGCGTCAACTCGGTGCTGCATAA
- a CDS encoding Crp/Fnr family transcriptional regulator, which translates to MEQTDLPETGFLFGASTELRTMLKAQATKISMQAGETLFEQGDKGGALFAVTAGSIEISVLERNGRKLGLAVMRPGALFGEIALFDPGDRTATATAIEPSNVLRVKNLDVLEQVRKKPELAVDLIHLAGQRMRWMGRQLHEQVFLPMPTRLARKVLYLTPERSKGLSKLNLSQAELAEFVGATREAVSKTLAAWNRIGLIEASRGGLMVLDRSALKVLAEPDQI; encoded by the coding sequence ATGGAACAGACAGATTTACCAGAGACTGGATTTCTTTTCGGGGCCTCGACAGAGTTGCGGACAATGCTCAAAGCACAAGCTACCAAAATCTCAATGCAGGCAGGTGAGACCCTGTTTGAGCAGGGCGACAAAGGCGGTGCTCTATTTGCAGTCACAGCAGGATCAATCGAAATCAGTGTGTTGGAACGAAATGGACGAAAGCTGGGGCTGGCCGTCATGCGACCTGGCGCGTTATTTGGAGAGATTGCATTGTTTGATCCCGGAGACCGCACCGCCACTGCAACGGCGATTGAACCTTCAAATGTGTTGCGCGTTAAAAATTTGGACGTGCTTGAACAGGTCCGGAAGAAACCGGAATTGGCTGTTGATTTGATCCATTTGGCCGGTCAGCGCATGAGGTGGATGGGCCGGCAGCTTCATGAGCAAGTTTTCTTACCTATGCCGACCCGATTGGCGCGCAAGGTGTTGTACCTAACCCCTGAACGCTCGAAGGGTCTATCAAAGCTCAATTTGTCACAGGCCGAACTGGCGGAGTTTGTAGGTGCAACACGCGAAGCTGTCTCAAAAACGCTTGCCGCGTGGAACCGCATTGGTTTGATTGAAGCGTCTAGGGGGGGGCTCATGGTGCTGGATCGCTCGGCACTCAAAGTGCTTGCTGAGCCGGATCAGATATAA
- a CDS encoding TolC family protein: MKRLNEILFFFILGVVSISAASAETIKEAVQFALTTNPALKVTEAEMRASTFELIELRREYLPTVRVFGEAGLQRVNDPENLSRAANNRVDDRAEIGINASIVMFDGFRRANLVYADAARVDGNVFRLLDASEIMALNVAEAYIDVVRHRALIQVAKRNIASHQALGRRIRDLVAAGRLPYSDELTIDDRISFAELALLDVEKALGDASARYERIVGRKPDKNMRLQSGPVPKSLDILTQKSVANSYRIKFIQTEIDQSQFRAEVGLSDNMPTVTLDAGVSQDINRNGVSGRRTDQYVGVGLRWTLYQGGRKAERNAFAQRTQKALSERALAVREVVELAALTWNNYQSTAERNFMLGQQLQINRLIVNLYNEEFAAAKRTLLDLLEVQRARFNVEFQKTSSDAGVAFGTYRVLAAGSELAQYFGIKNSDIAFAPNFQERVKNAPTQIFNVNIEPMK, encoded by the coding sequence TTGAAAAGACTCAATGAAATTCTTTTTTTCTTCATTCTGGGGGTCGTTAGCATATCCGCTGCTAGCGCCGAAACGATTAAAGAAGCAGTGCAGTTTGCCTTGACGACAAACCCCGCATTGAAAGTCACCGAGGCTGAGATGCGGGCGAGTACATTCGAATTGATTGAATTGCGCAGAGAGTACTTGCCGACGGTTAGGGTTTTTGGTGAGGCGGGTTTGCAACGGGTGAATGACCCAGAGAACTTGTCGCGTGCAGCAAACAATCGTGTGGATGATCGGGCGGAGATCGGAATTAATGCCAGCATCGTCATGTTTGATGGCTTCAGGCGCGCAAATCTAGTTTACGCCGACGCCGCACGGGTCGACGGGAATGTATTTCGCTTGCTTGATGCATCCGAAATAATGGCGCTCAACGTGGCTGAGGCCTACATTGATGTGGTCCGCCACAGGGCACTGATCCAAGTTGCAAAGCGCAACATAGCGTCACATCAGGCACTTGGTCGACGAATCCGAGATTTGGTGGCAGCTGGGCGTTTGCCGTACAGCGATGAATTGACGATTGACGACCGGATCAGTTTTGCAGAACTCGCATTGCTGGATGTCGAAAAAGCGTTGGGCGATGCCTCTGCGCGATATGAGCGCATCGTTGGGCGTAAACCCGATAAAAATATGCGGCTGCAATCGGGACCAGTCCCCAAGTCACTTGATATTCTAACGCAAAAATCCGTCGCGAACAGCTACCGTATCAAATTCATCCAGACAGAGATTGATCAAAGCCAGTTTCGCGCCGAAGTGGGACTTTCCGATAACATGCCCACAGTCACCTTGGATGCAGGGGTTTCCCAAGACATCAACCGCAATGGCGTGTCTGGCCGTCGCACCGACCAGTATGTTGGAGTCGGACTGCGATGGACACTATATCAGGGAGGCCGCAAGGCAGAGCGAAATGCTTTTGCGCAACGCACGCAAAAGGCGTTATCGGAGCGCGCGCTGGCAGTGCGTGAGGTAGTGGAGTTGGCGGCGCTGACATGGAACAACTATCAGTCAACGGCGGAACGTAACTTCATGTTGGGCCAGCAATTGCAGATCAACCGCCTGATCGTCAACCTTTACAACGAAGAATTTGCCGCCGCCAAACGGACATTGCTGGATTTGTTGGAAGTTCAGAGAGCTCGATTCAATGTGGAGTTTCAGAAAACAAGTTCAGATGCTGGAGTCGCATTTGGTACGTATCGCGTGTTGGCAGCAGGAAGTGAATTGGCCCAGTACTTTGGGATCAAAAACAGCGACATCGCGTTTGCACCGAACTTTCAGGAGCGCGTAAAGAACGCGCCGACACAAATTTTTAATGTGAATATCGAGCCGATGAAATGA
- a CDS encoding type I secretion system permease/ATPase encodes MSGPVDTADMAVSTDGTSENETPGFAAIEWYARYFNRPYSAAAVAARLPAGADLRDPLMLTRALAAIGLKSQLVKRAPRTIDQIALPYILLRSNQTPLVLTAITHNGKNASVADPEKGGKARDVTMRALQREIRREVLLVTQADDRTSRMLSPDANAAAAQKGHWFWAPVRANWGNWIQVLVAALLLNLLTLALPLFVMNVYDKVIPNLAFVTLWTLAVGVGIALILDLLLRTVRSNILENIGRRVDLKVAARLFEQAMNVRLLSRPGGAAGIASTIRDFEMVREFFASATFVSVIDLLFIGIFVAVLFAIVGPIAFVPLTAVPVVFVLALIAQIPIGRSAARAQQMATKRHVVLVESLASIETIKSLNAEPFMQQEWEAAVTASSHINGRTKFWSSVATNGTVLVQQAVSVCIIIWGVFLVSRGEITIGGLIAANILAGRVLAPLGTIAQTIFRAQYAFKSLAALNRFMALPVERDTAITRTSNVVRGSISLQDVCLTYPEAKRPALSGLSFEMAPGEVVALLGKVGSGKTTTGKVISGLLEHDSGTILIDGIAQSQYEAADLRRGIGYLPQNPDLFTGTLRENLLIGEANASDEALTRALYFAALDDFLTQTPEGLDMFIGEQGNRLSGGQRQGLALARLLLRGPRLLFLDEPTNAMDQQMEAAVITRLRVLNQEGTGLIICTHRQSLAAMASRLLVMDQGRMVLDGPRAEVLHKLRAASATRAAE; translated from the coding sequence ATGAGTGGCCCTGTCGACACCGCCGATATGGCTGTGTCGACCGATGGTACTTCGGAAAACGAGACCCCGGGCTTTGCTGCCATTGAATGGTATGCACGCTATTTCAACCGCCCCTACTCTGCCGCCGCGGTGGCCGCGCGACTTCCAGCAGGGGCAGACCTGCGCGATCCCCTGATGTTGACCCGCGCACTTGCGGCAATCGGGCTCAAGTCGCAGTTGGTCAAGCGCGCACCACGAACAATTGATCAGATAGCGCTACCCTACATTCTACTGCGTTCCAACCAGACGCCGCTGGTGCTGACTGCTATCACCCACAACGGGAAGAACGCTAGTGTGGCCGATCCCGAAAAGGGTGGAAAAGCCCGGGACGTAACGATGCGCGCATTGCAACGTGAAATCCGGCGTGAAGTTTTGCTGGTAACGCAGGCAGATGACCGGACGAGCCGGATGTTGTCGCCTGATGCCAATGCAGCGGCTGCACAGAAGGGACATTGGTTCTGGGCACCGGTTCGCGCGAACTGGGGTAACTGGATACAGGTGTTGGTGGCTGCACTTCTGCTCAACCTTCTGACGCTGGCGTTGCCGCTATTTGTCATGAATGTTTACGATAAAGTTATTCCAAACCTCGCCTTTGTGACGCTATGGACGCTGGCAGTTGGGGTTGGCATTGCGTTGATACTTGATCTGCTGTTGCGCACAGTCCGCTCCAATATCCTCGAAAATATCGGGCGACGCGTAGACCTCAAAGTTGCTGCGCGGCTTTTTGAGCAAGCCATGAATGTGCGCTTACTGTCGCGACCTGGTGGGGCTGCGGGAATTGCCAGCACAATCCGCGATTTCGAGATGGTGCGCGAGTTCTTTGCTTCAGCTACATTCGTTTCAGTCATTGACCTGTTGTTTATTGGCATTTTCGTGGCAGTGCTTTTTGCAATTGTGGGGCCAATTGCATTTGTTCCGCTGACGGCGGTCCCTGTCGTCTTCGTACTAGCGCTGATCGCGCAAATCCCCATCGGGCGTTCTGCGGCGCGGGCGCAACAGATGGCAACCAAGCGCCATGTGGTATTGGTTGAATCGCTTGCGAGTATCGAAACTATCAAGAGCCTGAACGCCGAACCCTTTATGCAGCAAGAATGGGAAGCAGCTGTTACTGCGTCATCACATATCAACGGACGTACAAAGTTCTGGTCCAGCGTTGCTACTAACGGAACCGTATTAGTGCAACAGGCCGTAAGTGTTTGTATTATCATTTGGGGCGTTTTCCTTGTCTCTAGAGGCGAGATCACTATTGGTGGATTGATAGCTGCAAATATTTTGGCGGGGCGCGTGCTTGCACCGCTTGGAACCATCGCGCAGACTATTTTCCGTGCACAATATGCCTTTAAATCGCTGGCAGCTCTTAATCGTTTCATGGCGCTGCCGGTTGAGCGAGACACTGCTATCACGCGGACAAGTAACGTGGTGCGTGGATCAATCTCGCTGCAGGATGTTTGTCTCACATATCCAGAAGCAAAACGCCCCGCTTTGAGCGGCCTCAGCTTTGAAATGGCACCTGGTGAAGTTGTAGCTCTGTTGGGCAAGGTGGGCTCGGGGAAGACCACAACAGGCAAAGTCATTTCTGGCCTCCTTGAACATGACAGTGGCACTATTTTGATTGATGGCATTGCGCAGTCACAATACGAAGCAGCAGATCTGAGGCGAGGCATAGGGTATCTCCCACAGAACCCTGATCTTTTTACCGGGACTCTGCGTGAAAATCTCTTGATTGGAGAAGCTAATGCAAGCGACGAAGCTCTGACACGGGCTCTTTATTTTGCTGCATTGGACGACTTTTTGACACAGACGCCTGAAGGTTTAGATATGTTCATCGGGGAGCAAGGCAACCGACTTTCTGGTGGGCAGCGACAGGGGCTTGCGCTTGCGCGGCTTTTGCTTCGGGGCCCACGCTTGCTGTTTCTTGACGAACCCACCAATGCGATGGATCAACAGATGGAAGCGGCAGTAATTACTAGGCTGCGTGTACTCAACCAAGAAGGTACCGGGCTGATAATTTGCACGCACCGCCAAAGCTTAGCCGCGATGGCGTCGCGGCTTCTCGTTATGGATCAGGGCCGGATGGTTCTTGATGGCCCCCGCGCTGAAGTATTACACAAACTGCGCGCCGCAAGTGCAACAAGGGCGGCGGAATAA